The Apium graveolens cultivar Ventura chromosome 11, ASM990537v1, whole genome shotgun sequence genome has a window encoding:
- the LOC141697816 gene encoding E3 ubiquitin-protein ligase RSL1-like, translating into MEVDDELYALLSEQRRELAEAMSSESDHDLAFKLQMEEAFNASVASQPSSSNSKRQRFDVPDEDDVGIAKLLAEEIDRFERERTDRVHVDAEMKRVRDEISRTIHDRAFAREVLAVPEVEWRNTGDYYNKPYESEKISSEDFRVYCKGLVSEEMVGSERKVLAGIGVAICDSSGEIVVFKVRKPLVLEEMRGEIAEVKALIEGLNAAVTLGLKRITVFCDDIEIYQFVTGQWVAKLGNLAILADELTLLQRKFTRCLPQLVEKKNVQFAVGLARDAIIAQVTWPGESSGNIRKTETCIICLEDRATSQMLLVDGCQHRYCSSCLKQHSQAKLSQGMLPRCPHEGCNSELKFEYCRKFLPRESLDLMSQRIKESTVPVTEKVYCPYPRCSTLMSRSEVCAINNVGGSRCTNCHGLFCINCKVPWHSNMSCSHYKSLHPYPCSEEVKLKTLATKKQWRQCEKCNNMIELKEGCYHIYCRCGHQFCYTCGAEWKNKQATCRCAIWDEHNIVYTQGRRR; encoded by the exons ATGGAAGTCGACGACGAACTCTACGCCTTATTATCGGAGCAACGCCGTGAACTCGCGGAGGCGATGTCATCGGAGTCCGATCACGACCTCGCTTTCAAACTCCAGATGGAAGAAGCCTTCAACGCTTCTGTCGCTTCTCAACCTTCATCATCTAATTCGAAACGACAGCGTTTTGATGTTCCTGATGAAGATGACGTAGGCATTGCGAAGCTTCTGGCTGAGGAGATTGACAGGTTCGAGCGCGAGCGGACCGATCGCGTGCACGTCGATGCGGAGATGAAGCGCGTGCGCGACGAAATTAGCCGGACTATCCACGACCGCGCGTTCGCACGTGAAGTGCTCGCGGTTCCCGAGGTGGAGTGGCGCAACACAGGCGATTATTATAATAAGCCGTATGAGAGTGAGAAGATAAGTAGTGAGGATTTTAGGGTTTATTGTAAGGGTTTAGTGAGTGAAGAGATGGTTGGGAGTGAGAGGAAGGTTTTGGCTGGGATTGGAGTTGCGATTTGTGATTCGAGTGGCGAGATTGTTGTTTTTAAGGTCCGGAAGCCTTTGGTTTTGGAGGAGATGAGAGGCGAGATTGCGGAAGTGAAGGCGTTGATTGAGGGGCTTAATGCTGCGGTTACGTTAGGGTTGAAGAGGATCACGGTGTTCTGTGACGATATTGAGATTTATCAATTT GTCACTGGCCAATGGGTAGCTAAACTGGGAAATTTGGCAATTTTGGCTGATGAGTTGACTCTACTCCAGAGAAAATTTACTCGTTGCCTTCCACAGCTTGTTGAAAAGAAAAATGTTCAATTTGCTGTTGGACTTGCAAGAGATGCTATAATTGCGCAGGTCACTTGGCCGGGAGAAAGTAGTGGTAACATCAGAAAGACTGAAACATGCATCATTTGTTTGGAAGATAGAGCTACAAGTCAAATGTTACTAGTTGATGGTTGCCAGCACCGGtattgctcttcttgtttgaaaCAGCATTCACAAGCAAAGTTGTCTCAAGGAATGCTTCCTAGATGCCCACATGAAGGTTGCAATTCCGAGTTGAAGTTTGAGTATTGCAGAAAGTTCTTACCTCGTGAATCACTTGATCTCATGAGTCAGAGGATAAAGGAATCGACTGTTCCTGTAACGGAGAAAGTGTATTGCCCATATCCTAGGTGTTCGACTTTAATGTCCAGATCTGAGGTTTGTGCTATAAACAATGTTGGAGGTAGCAGATGCACGAACTGTCATGGCCTTTTCTGTATTAACTGCAAAGTTCCTTGGCACAGCAACATGTCATGTTCTCACTACAAAAGTCTGCATCCGTATCCATGCTCGGAAGAGGTAAAGCTCAAGACACTTGCAACAAAAAAACAATGGCGTCAATGTGAAAAGTGCAACAATATGATTGAGCTTAAAGAAGGCTGCTATCACATATACTGCAG ATGTGGTCATCAATTTTGCTATACCTGTGGAGCTGAGTGGAAGAACAAGCAAGCAACTTGTAGATGTGCTATCTGGGATGAGCATAATATTGTGTACACTCAGGGGCGCAGAAGATGA